In the Argonema galeatum A003/A1 genome, one interval contains:
- the ychF gene encoding redox-regulated ATPase YchF, which yields MLRAGIVGLPNVGKSTLFNALVANAKAQAANFPFCTIEPNVGVVAVPDERLNVLAKISNSDQIVPTRVEFVDIAGLVKGASQGEGLGNQFLSHIREVDAIVHVVRCFENDDIIHVAGSVDPARDIEIINLELILSDLAQIERKIDRTRKMARTSKEAQIELSALEKISAVLNEGKPGRQVSLTEEEIESIKGLGLLTSKPIIYAANVSEDDLATGNKYVEQVQQIAVQEKAQVVIVSAQVESELVELPESERGEFLASLGVEEGGLKSLIRATYELLGLRTYFTAGPKETRAWTINAGMLAPQAAGVIHTDFERGFIRAETVAYKDLVATGSMTAAKEKGLVRSEGKEYIVQEGDVLLFRFNV from the coding sequence ATGCTAAGAGCCGGAATTGTTGGACTTCCTAACGTTGGTAAATCCACCCTATTTAACGCCTTGGTTGCTAATGCCAAAGCGCAAGCCGCCAACTTTCCCTTTTGCACGATCGAACCCAACGTCGGCGTCGTTGCAGTGCCAGATGAACGGTTAAATGTTCTGGCTAAAATTTCCAATTCCGACCAAATTGTTCCAACTCGCGTCGAGTTTGTAGATATTGCCGGGTTGGTGAAAGGTGCTAGCCAGGGGGAAGGACTGGGCAATCAATTTTTATCCCATATTCGAGAAGTAGATGCCATAGTTCATGTAGTGCGCTGTTTTGAGAATGATGACATTATCCACGTTGCCGGTTCTGTTGACCCAGCTAGAGATATTGAAATCATCAATCTAGAGTTAATTTTATCCGATTTGGCGCAAATCGAGCGTAAGATCGATCGCACCCGTAAAATGGCTCGTACTAGCAAGGAAGCCCAAATTGAATTGTCAGCTTTGGAAAAAATAAGTGCTGTATTAAATGAAGGCAAACCAGGGCGGCAAGTTAGTTTAACTGAAGAAGAAATTGAATCAATTAAGGGTTTAGGTTTGCTCACTTCTAAGCCGATAATTTATGCTGCCAATGTGTCTGAAGATGATTTGGCAACTGGAAATAAATATGTAGAACAGGTGCAGCAAATAGCGGTTCAAGAAAAAGCTCAAGTCGTAATTGTTTCTGCCCAAGTAGAATCAGAATTAGTCGAGTTACCAGAGTCAGAAAGGGGAGAATTTTTGGCATCTCTGGGCGTAGAAGAAGGCGGTTTGAAATCTTTAATTCGTGCCACTTACGAACTATTGGGATTGCGTACTTATTTTACCGCTGGGCCGAAGGAAACTCGCGCTTGGACGATTAACGCTGGAATGTTGGCACCGCAAGCTGCTGGTGTGATTCACACGGATTTTGAGCGCGGTTTTATTCGCGCTGAAACAGTTGCTTATAAAGATTTGGTAGCAACTGGCTCGATGACTGCTGCGAAGGAGAAAGGCTTAGTTCGCAGTGAAGGTAAGGAGTATATTGTGCAGGAAGGCGATGTGCTGTTGTTCCGGTTTAATGTGTAG
- a CDS encoding DUF4276 family protein, protein MPSVRIWTPESDNDRDSVCCIAQKIVEYYGCDLTIEYATKQAFNDAARKPDGLKKAVDIYLRRNDIVIFLIDADSAKSQAQRRSERNSLVNRIQAVVSASVGKAILILMLQELEAWLLVDCLGICCYFTKSPETRNIQDWIKFANRRQPGQTNLIEEAELGGKNAKEYLEKLSREVLIKINPNLKNKLQNLQERQYSEDKSSEVAEYMEISSQTIKRNESLEEFAQCLKKLAAVE, encoded by the coding sequence ATGCCCAGTGTGCGTATCTGGACTCCGGAATCTGACAATGATAGAGATTCGGTTTGCTGTATAGCTCAAAAAATAGTTGAATACTATGGATGCGATCTAACAATTGAATATGCAACTAAACAAGCATTCAATGATGCCGCGCGGAAACCAGATGGATTAAAAAAAGCAGTTGATATATATCTTAGGCGTAACGATATAGTCATATTTCTTATAGATGCAGACAGTGCAAAATCCCAAGCTCAACGACGTAGCGAAAGAAATTCTTTAGTCAACAGAATTCAAGCAGTAGTTAGTGCATCTGTAGGAAAAGCTATATTAATTCTTATGCTTCAAGAATTAGAAGCTTGGCTTTTAGTAGACTGTCTTGGTATCTGCTGCTACTTTACAAAGAGTCCAGAAACTAGGAATATCCAGGATTGGATAAAGTTCGCAAATCGCAGACAACCTGGGCAGACAAATTTGATAGAAGAAGCTGAGCTTGGAGGCAAAAATGCAAAAGAATATCTCGAAAAACTTTCGCGAGAAGTTTTAATAAAAATAAATCCGAATCTTAAAAATAAACTTCAGAATCTGCAAGAGCGTCAATATAGTGAGGATAAATCTTCGGAAGTTGCAGAGTATATGGAAATTAGTAGTCAAACAATTAAGAGA
- a CDS encoding AAA family ATPase codes for MNLKLRSAKIKNFKSLGDVDLNFRNLTILVGSNSSGKSNSLEALRFLSSLLVRESLPAVEGMQRALRYGNDNICYSITVEDDDKQAEYSLSLASNGRKTLLAHENLKVNGKEVINIINGKGEVSDEDGKNTQKYQSAPESIEGLALRSAGNFGNKPFTKKLASYIREWKFYDIDPDIIRQYPSLMGMIKGIAQRSNPSESIPSLDAQAGEVQEVLNYWAQNERDTFEGISQELKDCLNISLSLVEEGEQIVKVLEPDGKQMPLSSMSDGTLRLIAYFILLYQSDIPPLIGIEEPERNLHPGILKDVASIMKRLSKRTQVVFTTHSSQLLDCFDPEEISSEISVILLSKKDEYGTKACLLDKLAENRDDLLDWMNDFGLGSAIYHSHLLEEMVGS; via the coding sequence ATGAATCTGAAACTTAGATCGGCAAAAATCAAAAATTTCAAGAGTTTGGGTGATGTTGACTTAAACTTTAGAAACTTAACAATTCTTGTCGGTTCAAATTCAAGCGGTAAGTCAAACTCTTTAGAGGCGCTAAGGTTTCTAAGCAGTCTTCTTGTTAGAGAATCTCTTCCCGCAGTTGAAGGAATGCAGAGAGCGTTAAGATACGGTAATGACAATATCTGTTATAGCATTACTGTAGAGGATGATGATAAGCAAGCAGAATATAGTTTATCTCTTGCATCTAACGGACGAAAAACTCTGCTAGCTCATGAAAATCTGAAAGTAAATGGAAAGGAGGTAATTAATATTATAAATGGCAAAGGAGAAGTAAGTGATGAAGATGGTAAAAACACTCAAAAATATCAGTCAGCCCCGGAAAGTATAGAAGGTTTAGCATTAAGATCGGCGGGAAACTTCGGAAATAAACCTTTTACAAAAAAACTAGCTAGCTACATTAGAGAGTGGAAGTTTTATGATATAGATCCAGATATAATAAGACAATACCCTTCTTTGATGGGCATGATTAAAGGTATCGCTCAACGAAGTAACCCCAGTGAGAGTATACCAAGCCTTGACGCTCAAGCTGGTGAAGTTCAGGAAGTTTTGAACTACTGGGCTCAAAATGAAAGAGATACCTTTGAGGGGATTAGTCAAGAACTCAAAGATTGTCTCAATATCAGCTTAAGTCTAGTTGAAGAGGGAGAGCAAATTGTAAAAGTTTTAGAACCAGATGGTAAACAAATGCCATTGTCCAGTATGTCAGATGGTACTCTCCGATTGATAGCTTATTTTATACTGCTTTATCAGTCCGATATACCCCCGCTGATTGGTATTGAGGAACCAGAAAGAAATCTTCATCCAGGTATTCTAAAAGATGTTGCTTCTATAATGAAAAGACTATCTAAAAGGACTCAAGTAGTTTTTACAACTCATAGTTCTCAGTTACTTGATTGCTTCGATCCGGAAGAAATATCATCTGAAATCTCAGTAATTCTTTTGAGTAAGAAAGATGAGTATGGAACCAAAGCTTGTTTACTGGATAAGCTGGCTGAAAATCGTGACGATCTCTTAGATTGGATGAATGATTTCGGATTAGGTAGTGCCATTTATCATAGTCACTTATTAGAAGAAATGGTGGGTAGTTAG